The Pelobates fuscus isolate aPelFus1 chromosome 2, aPelFus1.pri, whole genome shotgun sequence genome has a segment encoding these proteins:
- the PLEKHB2 gene encoding pleckstrin homology domain-containing family B member 2 isoform X1, translating into MNSKLAPEDMNVAMYQKEKKGAEDMAYVKSGWLLRQSTILKRWKRNWFDLWSNGCLIYYSDQERQDTEDRMYMQIDCANIRVGEECKDLNPPEGKGKDCCLQIICHEGHVINLVAESADDCLAWESALQEARTKTHILAPHLLYDEAILGSAPPPYTPYDAPPAYGYDQHHGGYPVQGAQVVYTRDGQAYYAQQGAGVPPGNHIIIRERYYDHDGDLAMGMLAGAATGMALGSLFWGF; encoded by the exons ATGAATAGCAAATTAGCTCCTGAAGACATGAACGTCGCTATGTaccagaaagaaaaaaagg gAGCAGAAGATATGGCTTACGTAAAAAGTGGATGGCTGCTTCGGCAAA GCACCATTTTGAAGAGATGGAAAAGGAATTGGTTTGATTTGTGGTCAAACGGATGTCTGATCTATTATAGTGATCAGGAACGGCAAGATACGGAAGATAGAATGTACATGCAAATCGACTGTGCAAATATCAGAGTGGGCGAGGAATGCAAAG ATTTAAATCCACCGGAAGGAAAAGGCAAAGACTGTTGCCTACAGATTATATGCCACGAAGGACATGTTATCAACCTTGTTGCCGAAAGTGCAGATGATTGTTT GGCTTGGGAAAGTGCTCTGCAGGAGGCTAGGACCAAGACA CATATCCTGGCCCCACATTTATTATACGATGAGGCAATCCTTGGTTCCGCCCCACCACCATACACACCATATGATGCGCCACCG GCATATGGGTATGATCAGCATCATGGAGGATATCCAGTACAAGGAGCTCAAGTTGTCTACACCAGAGATGGACAAGCGTATTATGCGCAGCAAG GTGCGGGTGTACCTCCTGGTAATCATATCATCATCCGAGAGAGATACTATGACCATGACGGGGATCTTGCCATGGGAATGCTTGCCGGAGCAGCTACTGGGATGGCTTTAGGCTCTCTCTTCTGGGGATTTTAG
- the PLEKHB2 gene encoding pleckstrin homology domain-containing family B member 2 isoform X2, which yields MAYVKSGWLLRQSTILKRWKRNWFDLWSNGCLIYYSDQERQDTEDRMYMQIDCANIRVGEECKDLNPPEGKGKDCCLQIICHEGHVINLVAESADDCLAWESALQEARTKTHILAPHLLYDEAILGSAPPPYTPYDAPPAYGYDQHHGGYPVQGAQVVYTRDGQAYYAQQGAGVPPGNHIIIRERYYDHDGDLAMGMLAGAATGMALGSLFWGF from the exons ATGGCTTACGTAAAAAGTGGATGGCTGCTTCGGCAAA GCACCATTTTGAAGAGATGGAAAAGGAATTGGTTTGATTTGTGGTCAAACGGATGTCTGATCTATTATAGTGATCAGGAACGGCAAGATACGGAAGATAGAATGTACATGCAAATCGACTGTGCAAATATCAGAGTGGGCGAGGAATGCAAAG ATTTAAATCCACCGGAAGGAAAAGGCAAAGACTGTTGCCTACAGATTATATGCCACGAAGGACATGTTATCAACCTTGTTGCCGAAAGTGCAGATGATTGTTT GGCTTGGGAAAGTGCTCTGCAGGAGGCTAGGACCAAGACA CATATCCTGGCCCCACATTTATTATACGATGAGGCAATCCTTGGTTCCGCCCCACCACCATACACACCATATGATGCGCCACCG GCATATGGGTATGATCAGCATCATGGAGGATATCCAGTACAAGGAGCTCAAGTTGTCTACACCAGAGATGGACAAGCGTATTATGCGCAGCAAG GTGCGGGTGTACCTCCTGGTAATCATATCATCATCCGAGAGAGATACTATGACCATGACGGGGATCTTGCCATGGGAATGCTTGCCGGAGCAGCTACTGGGATGGCTTTAGGCTCTCTCTTCTGGGGATTTTAG